The DNA sequence ctttatcgcGACGTTTTCAGTGGAATAAATACCCCTTTCGTCTCAATCACATTAGTGTCGTGTTGACACTAGATTTTCCGCTTTTTGCCTAATCAAAGGGTGAAATGACAAACGGGCCCACGCCCCCTCAAGCTAATTACTTTTTTGGCTAGCGTGAAGGGCCCCAACGTTGCCGGTTTTGCCCAACAGTAGTGTGAATGATTGCCGAACGCAAGTCAAAAGAGCCTTATCTCCTTTGGAATCATTCGCGGCTCCTCTTTGTCGAATTGGAAACTCTCCAAATCGATGAGTACAACATTAAGaatatagaagaaaaaaaaaagcatctttTTCCCCCGTCATTTCCATCAATATTAAAGAGCCACTAAGGTGGTGAAAACTAATCCActcgcttgaaaaaaaaaatgtatcatGATTTGGTTCCATCGAGAAGATGAATTGATGGGTCACTGAATTTGTATTGTGTATAAAATGGGTCGAAACGGATCGAATTGATCAATTTAGATTGGACCATCTTCAACTCGATCCGTCCATTTTGACGGGCCTAGCGGTCGGTACGTTTTATGTCGGTGGTACACGATGAACTCCACCGGATCATGTCGAACGGTCGAGCTTATTTGGTTCTCCCGAACTGGGCATCCGATAGACCGAGGATGAAGTTCTGGTCAAAGGAGTAATCGATAAAAGCCGATTTAATCAGCTGTGTCGAAAAAAATTCGAATGGATCGATCATGATAACCATCTCTCTAACGACACCTCACCAATTAGGAATACGATAGATTTACTTTTTCGAGAGGTAGGTTGGCTTCTCTAAGGATGGCCATCCAAAGGAATTGataccaacaacaacaaaaaaagtgaTCACAGAAGATTCCCATAGCGTACaccatataattaaaaaaaaaattattgggttATGTGGTCTCTTCCCAAAGTCAAAATTATATATTAAATCCTCCTTCTTTTGCAGAGTATAGTAGAGACAAATTGCTTGCCTAGCATATAAGAGAATGTCAGGCATGCAAAGGCAAAATGCTGTTCAAATTCACATGCATAAAAAATAACCTAAGTACTCGGAGCTTAAAATCCGGACATCAACTTTGGAATTTAgcaaatttattattaattttttaatgttgtTTTGTCTTAACATAAGGCTTGGACTGCAAATACAGGCATAATTGCAATTTTCTTAGACTAaagtattaattaattaattaattaatagtCTTATCAATTGCTTCTTGGGCAACCAGCATATGCCGTGCCATGCAACATTCGCAATATCCCATGAAAATTAGGTCAGATATTATTCTCGTTAACCAGTCAAAAGTAATTCCAAAGGTACATGAAACATTCTTGGATTGCAATAGAGTTTCTTTCCCTACCCATGTCTGAAAATTTCTTTACCAAACTACATGAAACAAATTCCGGAAGCCCACAGAAAAATTATTGCTAATTGCCCAAAGTGAGGAGCAAAAATATTCCGATAAAGACACTCCTTAGTAATATCATCATAACTCTCAAAGTCATGTGCTATCGCAATATCAAACTGAATACGATGAGCGGTGGGATCCTGGGTTTAGCATTGGCTAAACCCCGAAAATCTTAATGCCATAATGCCTTTTAAATCCTCCTACGGGAACAACCATGATTAGGGATGCAAACGAGTTAAGCTGCTCGAGAGCTACTTTAGTTCGAATAGGGATTAGTTGAACTCGGCTCAATTCTTTTCGAGTTTGAGTAGCTCGAATACTTGATCGAATTGAGTTCGAGATTGATAACATTAGACTCGAGGAACTTGCTAGTCTAATCGAGCAATTATACTTTCTACATGCTTTAGTTATGAAAGTTTATAAGTGTgaattaattgacaaaaaagttATTAATGTTTTAAGCGTAATCCGTTTCTTGAATTCGAGCTCAGAGTTTGAGCTCAAAATTGAGTTTCAAACAAATTGTTTACTTGCTAAATTGAGTAGAGTGACCTCGAGCTTACTCGGAACCTATTCGAGCCGAGTTTGAGCTTGATATGTCAAGCTCCGCAGAGATCAAGTCAAGTATGGAGGCCTGGATATTCGAGCTGAATCGGGCTCGATATTAAATTGTGTTGACTTTGATTACATTCTCATATGTGATTCCTACGAGAACTCATCCTATACAAAAGATACACTAAGGAACTTTGTTGGTGTCTGGAACCTCTCTCAttccaaaagctagctcaaagaaGAAGACTTTCCTTTACACTTATGTGAGACAATCCCAACAATTCTCCCTCACATATCGAGCCCCGGGTCGGAGCCACAACAACCCGTATCTCTTATGTGTGATTGTTGGGTCTAGATTTGTTGGTAACCCGAGCTTTAATACCGGTATTGGGTGATTTTGAGCATCTCTCATCTCAAAAACTAGCTCAACGGATAATGATTTCCCTTGCATCTATAAATCGATCACTCCCTTCAATAATCGATGTGGGACAATCCCAATACTCGATAAGCAGACCGAGTCGAGATCGCTCAAATCGAACATTTCGTGCCGAGGTAGAATCCTCACGGTAAATGCCCAAAAGGGGTAGCTGCGCTTGTCGCCTCGCCCCCACAgataaaagaacaaagaagagaaaaaagattcaATAAAGCATCATGTCGGCTTCTCTTCCGGTCTTCCCTCCCCCGGCCCCGGCGACACGCACGGCACTACGAGACGCCGGGGGGGTCAAATCGGTAAAAACGGCTCGGTTTCCGCGTGGTAGCCATTAATGATGGCGACTGCTCTCCTCTAAATCTTTTCCCCTGCGGCCCCTCAACTTTCACTTAATTCCTTAACCGGGGGGAAGGACTTCTTTTCTGGTGTATCCACGTTTCGGTCCCCAAAAACATTCGCGATTTGTTCACATAAGTCCCTACGCTACGCGCGCCCCCTCAATCCCCGTGATGGGTGATCATGATTTTAACGACCGAGGGGTACTCGAGTCTCCCCCCAACCTTTTTCTTGAATGGTCCAAATGGCGGGCCCCACGCTCCCGATGGCTAAAGCGGCTTTTTCCTAAACTTTCACACTCACGGTCATTATATTTATGTCTAAATTAAAATGGTTAGATTTGAGCATGTTGACTAGACAACCGCATGACTATAATTTATTCATGTACATCgtatagaaaagaaagaaagaaagaaaaaaagataaacttaaggtggggtttttttttgctAGCTTTACGTTCCTGTAAATTAATATCGGCCGCCGTTATAatcgaaagaaaaataaaataacttaaaCTCTCCGTTAATAATTCATTTAGGATATCACCGTTTATTCACGGTTGGTGACGAAAGTTCGCGTGTCCAAATTAATTAACTTCGCcgacaactaatttttttaggatcgtaCATTATTTTATGGGTACTTTTTAAttggggtttttctttttcatatttcttcgCGCACATATAAGTAAATGCTCAAATGAGCgattcttttggcttttttttttctttttggtctacCTTTCTTTTCATACATCGGAGTAGTAGAAACCTCTCATTTTCAATTCGGTCGGGTAATCCTCTCTTGTAAGattcttcttctcccgcaattACATGTCTGCCAATTAAAGTGTCCATTAAGTTGCTTTATCATCCTCCATCATATGATTGAGACCGTACATGATGGACTAGTGATGAGTTTTGACTCTTTAGTCGATCCACAATTCGTCTTTGGGCTTGTCGGGAAactaaaattatttattttcgatttcaaCAATCTATCCATaatatacttaaaaaaaattaagagagtaGATACATATCGATACACGTCAATGTTTGTGTATTTCTACTTTTATTGATAAttgaatataaataaaaattaaattatacgAGAGGTGTGATTTGTAAAATGcggaatgataaaaaaaaaaaaaagccctgtTGGAGAATCATAATTAATCATTAGTTTGACCAAATAATTGGGTCAATTTTATcaggttgaaaaaaaaaatgatgttttgCTCTCCTTCTGTGCTGTCCACCATCTCCCCTCGTGCTTGCCCACAATGAAGCGAGGGAGTAAAAGAAACTTCCGAATTCCTTTTGGTGGGTCAATCTAGAAGATGATCACTTGTGGACGGGGACCCATTAGGCAaataagagaaagtagagggaCTGGCAATCAAAAAGAAGGCGCTGAAAATTCTTTAATTCACTCGTTTAGTTAGCTCTTTCTAAAATTTCGGCTTCCTCCCATgtggccctctctctctctctctgtcactcTGCACCTtccctcctccttctctctctctctctctctctctgtggacgGTGAGAAGATGATTCTGCAACGCTTGTGCTGCTGGTAAAAGTCGCTCTCTTGATTGCTCTGTTTCTGAGCTCTGTGTTTGTATGAATGTAGTCCTGGTGCTCGGTTCAGCTGCTTGAACTTTCTTGCCTTTCAATTCGAGTCTCGGGTGGAATTTGTTAGTGGGTAGAGCCTAGATTTATGGGTGTTGCTCTGCTAAGTCATCTTCTTGCTTTGATGGGTTGATCTTGTCACGCTGAAATAAGTGAAAGCAGTTCACGACCCTATGAAAAGTAGCAGTTGAGGTttcatttattgtttttttttttaccttttgtttctcttttgggTATGCTTTTGGATTGCCGTGAAAGCTTGAGGAAATCCTTTACAAGATAGAAATTATAGtgttttttgggatttttcgatTTCGTGTTGCGGCTTCGTTCCTGTTTTTTACATGAATTTTATGAAAGAGGGAGCAAGAGAACTCGGGCTTGAGGTTCTTTATTGTCTAAATCTGTTGTTATTCTATGTTTATTGGTTTGACTTTTTGCTGCTTGTTTTTTCGAAAatgatcttttgttttttttttattttaggtatGCTGTATTTGTATTTTTGGTAAGAGGAATTTCTTTTAGCTAGTTCTTTGGAGTGTTCTTCTCTTGATCTTCTTGGGCTCCTGATCTCTGAAATTCTCTGAGTTCAGCTGCAGATGGTGTGGTGGTTGTTATTACCTCTGAAACGCTGCTATTTGTCAGCTGAAATAGTTCGTTTTATACTTGTTACTTCACATGCAGTGCACTTTATGGTCCCTTGGCTATTCATTCCTTTCTATTAGAATTTGGAggcttttcaaattttatttgtgGGTATGATTGATTCTTTTGCTTAATATGGTCTCTCGCTTCATATAACTTTTAGTATATTCACCGTCTTACGCTGCAGAATGTAGGGATTTGATGGTCAGTTTGCCGTAAAGACTTTTTTTGTTAGGCGTAATTTTCCAGGAAGATGGTTGCAGAATCTTGGTTTCGTAGTCTTTGGGGAACACCACGGAAGAATGCAACCGGTTCTCAGAAGGTGGTGATTGGTGTATTAGCGTTTGAGTCTGCAAGCTTGATGTCGAAGGTGGTACATCTCTGGCAGTCTCTGAGTGACAAGAACATTAATCGGCTGAGAGAGGAGATCGCAGATTCAGTTGGTATACAGAAGCTCATTTCGGACGATGATGAGTTCATTGTGCGGTTGATATGTTCCGAGATGATTGAGAATATGAGAAACATTGCAAAACCTGTGGCCAGGCTGGGGAAGAAATGCACGGACCCTGGTTTGAAGAGTTTTGAGGCCTTCTTTGAGAATTTGATGGGGATAGGTGTTGACCCATGTGCTTGGAAACTCACGcggaagaagatggagaggaaAATCAAGAAGATGGAAAGATTTGTTACGGTTAATGCGAACTTGTATCAAGAGATGGAAGTTCTTGCTGACCTTGAGCAGACTCTGAAAAGAATGAAGAGTAATGATGGCGATCCAGCTAGTTTACTGGAATACCAGAAAAAGGTCGTGTGGAAGCGGCATGAGGTTAAGACATTGCAGGAGATATCtctttggaacaaaaattatgactaTGTAGTTCGGCTATTGGCAAGGTCATTATTTACAGTGTTCGGGCGGATAAAACACGTCTTCGGGATTCAACAGCTTGCTGATGTCGGTGATATCAAGGACCCAAAGGCGTTGAGTTCAAATCATGTCTCTCACAGCCAGCCACTGTCTGCGCTACTGCAATCTTCTGTTCATCCCTCTGAGAACAACCACGTAAGGTTCTTTTCAGGTGCCCTTGGGAGGTCAACTGACAAATCAGTTCCTGCTCGGAAGGCAAGTAAAGCCAAGAATTTTCATTCAGGTCCTCTTGGCAGTTCCAACATGAAAGCAAGCACTGCTTCTGAAATAGATAATCCAAAGACCGTGAGTTTCTATTCTGGTCCTCTTGCAGGCTCCAGCGCGAAAGCTAGCCCTGCTTCTGGAATGGATAATGCTAACAGTGTCAGCTTCCTTTCTGGTCCTCTTGGTAAGTCGACAAAATCTGGCCCATTAGTTAGTGCAAATAAGTTCCGGCAAGTGCTGTGGCGCGGTCTTGGTTATTCTTCTGTATTCCTAGGAAGGAAGTCAAATTCCAAGCAGATCCATTTGGCTTCAATTGGACCTCTGAAAGGTTGCATGATAAACGGGAACAATTCACCTGTAGCTGATTGTCATGTTGATAAAGATGGTGTTCCACCCAGAACCCATGACGGCAGCAAAGGCGGTAAACTTGAAGATGTCAATAGATACAAGGCTGACGGTAATTTGTCAAGCTTCAGTTCTAAGTGCAGATTGCTGAATGCCCCGCCAGAGAGTCTCGGTGCTGCCGGTTTAGCGCTGCACTATGCAAATGTCATTATTGTAATCCAGAAGCTAGCTGAAGCTCCTCATTTGATTGGTCTTGATGCCAGGGATGATCTGTACAATATGTTACCTACAAGCGTGAGGACCACTTTAAAATCGAGGCTAAAGCCATGTGCCAAAAGCTTGGCTTCATCGGTTTACGACACAGTTCTTGCAGGCGAGTGGAGCGAGGCGATATCACGGATACTGGATTGGTTGGCCCCTCTCGCGCATAACATGATAAGGTGGCAGTCCGAGCGGAGCTTTGAGCAACAGAACCTGGTCTCGAGGACGAACATGCTCCTCGTACAGACCCTTTATTTCGCAAATCAGGAGAAGACGGAGGCCATCATCACAGAGCTACTTGTGGGTCTGAACTACATATGGAGATTCGGTAGAGAACTCAATGCAAAAGCCTTGGTGGAGTGCGCAAGCAGTCGAATATTCGACGAGTACTTGGATTTGAAAGAGTAAGCATTACTGTACTTTCTACCAAACTGGCAATGCACTCGAAATCACCCTTTTTCCACGGGGGAACAAAGGTTCTATCCCCTGCTGATCGATCAAGTTCCTGTTGTGCCGTGTAGGATTCCAATTTAAACTTCTTGGTAATGTAGAGGTAAAAGTCTTACCTTTATCTGCAATACAATACAGATAGTATAATACCCAGATACCCAGATGCTTATAGTCTGGAGTTTCACCACCCTGCTTTTTTGGCTCAATGGCGGATGTGATATCTCACCAGCCAGAAAATTTTGGCCCCGCCGTCCGCCTTCCTCGTAAGAAGTAATCTTTACAATTGGGTTGTAGTAGAAGGCTGTGATTTCCCAGGTGTATATTTGTTGGCAAAGGTATGGTGGTGACAATTTGTATATGTACCATTTGCATCCCCTGCTCCCAGGTTTTGGCCAAGTCAGGCTTTGTCGCTAGCTATCAAACTCTATGATTATCTACCTGTCCTTTGGTGCGGGCATTTTGATCTTTATCTAAAACACGTTttccaactttttctttttgccaaagcACCTATACAAAATGAGACCCTCTTTTCTACCGGCATGTTGACATGTTCTTACCTTCATTTCTGAACCCGATACCAATTCGATCATTATCTATCCTTATATTTGTTTCTTTGTGTTCTGTATTTGGATGTCTGctactaccaaaaaaaaaaaaaaaaaattctatctgTCCAAGGGGAAGAAACGATACCGAATGTGTAAGGCGAAACCGAAATTAAAGTCAGCTGAGACTCTCGCTTCTGACTCTCGTTATGATAATAGTACATAGATATGTGATCACCCTTTCGCTGTGACTCAAAAGTCATGGATCTAGAGCTAGATGAGGACCGGTGTATAAATGCTCCGAGGTCTATGGGGTGTCAAAAATAGCTGAACTGATTCGGATAGAAGATTTCGAGTCTTTTCGGGTCGGGTTTTATTCGGTTCGTGTAATGAATAGaagaatttgggaattttaTCGATTCAGGTCACATAATCGAACTGACCCAAAATAGCCATTTTTGAACCCCTCTTCACCTGTagtcctcttcttctttgtgcGTTACATGTCATGTCGACGAGAGCTCGACAGAAATGGAATTAGAGCACTTACGGTCCTCCGACAGTCAAAGTGAGTATGGCAATTAGAGCCTGATCTCCATCGAACCCCATTTGAGGGTGGTTTCTCTCAGCTGTGTTCGCCCGACTCCATCCGACCTACCATGGTAGGCCGTGTCTCCTCCAAATCCACGAAATCCCCGCTAACAGCTCAACTTCGACTTTACCGGAGCCGTCGTCCACAGTGGTTTAGCTCTAATGGTGGTCTAGATATCTATGCATCCATGGACGTCCATATCTCCAGAGCTGCCTCCATGGCTGTCCAGATCTCGACGAGATCGCTCATGGGCCCTCAGCCTTTCTTGTTTACACCAAAAACTGATCAAATTTTGGTTATTATCGACATGTGATGGACTTAGTAGAAGAGAGTAgagtttgtttatttatgaatTGAACAATCGACGACTAGAAAGAATCGACAAATGATGGAGTCGTGATGCACTTGTCAAAATAGTATCCGTCAACATGGCGGAATGAAGTAACCATCAAGATCGTGGAGTCGATAAAACCGTCGACATACCTGTCTAGTAACGGTCGAATACCGGGGAGTCGTGGTAATCATTTGTAAACTCTGTTCGTGACCTCCATTTCTAATCTTTATTTGTAACCTTTGATTGTAAACTTTAAATAGCCACGTCATACTCTTTGTAGGCCGCCCAcacacaaaacaaacaaaatgttttatctttcaattcatAGTTGTAGTTTATAGATATTTCATCATGGATTATATTTCGGCGTATATCTTAGCTGTCGTTTTCACATCTTCAAAGGGGCATTgatttacacaaaaaatgaccaacttttggTTAGACTTAGTCGATGAAAGCAGAGTTTGATCATTTATGACTAGAACAATCGACAACTTGAAGGAACGGCCAAATAGTGGAGTCAACAATCTCGGATACATCCGTTTAAGAAGTAACATCAAACATAGTGGAATCAAGTAACCGTCAAGGTGGTGGGTCGATGAAACCACTAAGGTTAATGTCAATATAGCGGTCTAGTAACATAGTGTAGTCTTACTAACTGTCGAATAGTGGAATCGATGTTACTATTTGTAACCTCTGTGTATAACCATCCATTATAGGTTTTAAATTGCCCAATTGTAATCTTCGTAGCCCTCTCACCCCAGctcacaaaacaaacaaaagctgTTATCTTTCAATTTCCGTATCATAACTGTAGTTTTTAGATAATCCACCATGGCGTGTATTTTAGATCTTCATCATCGATTAATTCCAAAATTGTATCTTTATCTCACTATACTTGTTCGTCGAGCGGTAAGGTTGTGTTTACTTCGACATCAATTAAATTCCATTGAAGTATATATATTGGTttccttgtacttttttttatatttcttatcCAAAATCGCCACAGAATATGTCTCCTCTCAGAGGAAAACGAACAATAAATGGAAAGGTATTTCGTCGTGGAATTCTATTCAAGCAAAACATCTCTAGATCTGGAGGAGACATGTAGCCCGTGAAGATTATCTCATTCATGG is a window from the Rhodamnia argentea isolate NSW1041297 chromosome 8, ASM2092103v1, whole genome shotgun sequence genome containing:
- the LOC115738221 gene encoding protein PSK SIMULATOR 1; the encoded protein is MVAESWFRSLWGTPRKNATGSQKVVIGVLAFESASLMSKVVHLWQSLSDKNINRLREEIADSVGIQKLISDDDEFIVRLICSEMIENMRNIAKPVARLGKKCTDPGLKSFEAFFENLMGIGVDPCAWKLTRKKMERKIKKMERFVTVNANLYQEMEVLADLEQTLKRMKSNDGDPASLLEYQKKVVWKRHEVKTLQEISLWNKNYDYVVRLLARSLFTVFGRIKHVFGIQQLADVGDIKDPKALSSNHVSHSQPLSALLQSSVHPSENNHVRFFSGALGRSTDKSVPARKASKAKNFHSGPLGSSNMKASTASEIDNPKTVSFYSGPLAGSSAKASPASGMDNANSVSFLSGPLGKSTKSGPLVSANKFRQVLWRGLGYSSVFLGRKSNSKQIHLASIGPLKGCMINGNNSPVADCHVDKDGVPPRTHDGSKGGKLEDVNRYKADGNLSSFSSKCRLLNAPPESLGAAGLALHYANVIIVIQKLAEAPHLIGLDARDDLYNMLPTSVRTTLKSRLKPCAKSLASSVYDTVLAGEWSEAISRILDWLAPLAHNMIRWQSERSFEQQNLVSRTNMLLVQTLYFANQEKTEAIITELLVGLNYIWRFGRELNAKALVECASSRIFDEYLDLKE